Part of the Methanobacterium paludis genome is shown below.
AATAGTCTGATTCTAACTAACTCTTTATGGTTATCCATGTTTAACTTATACCAATTTCAATCCTAAAATAGTCTGATTCTAACTCCTTTTCTTCCATACACATCTATATCTCCAATCTTATTTCAATCCTAAAATAGTCTGATTCTAACTCAAAATGAAAATGGATCGAGATGCTTAGTAGGAATATTTCAATCCTAAAATAGTCTGATTCTAACAATTTTGGATTCATACTCCCCTACTCCAAAAGTCAAAATTTCAATCCTAAAATAGTCTGATTCTAACTACACTTATACGGGAACGATAAATTCTAGTATAACTAGATTTCAATCCTAAAATAGTCTGATTCTAACTTAAAACGTTGAAAGACTGCTTCCAAACCGATGAGTAATTTCAATCCTAAAATAGTCTGATTCTAACTGAAAGGGAAATTAGTAAACAGATAGACAAATTAGAATTTCAATCCTAAAATAGTCTGATTCTAACCCGCCATGGGACATGATTGGACACCCTACCCCCTCAATTTCAATCCTAAAATAGTCTGATTCTAACTTTTTTACCATTCCCCTTTAATTCTTCTTTTTCTTCATTTCAATCCTAAAATAGTCTGATTCTAACCAAAATCTATATAAGCTATGCTACCTAAGATCAACAATTTCAATCCTAAAATAGTCTGATTCTAACAAAGTTACAACGCTCTTAACGGGTGACGTGCTGTGATTTCAATCCTAAAATAGTCTGATTCTAACCGCTTTCAAAGTAGGAACGCTCCTTTTAGGTGAAAGATTTCAATCCTAAAATAGTCTGATTCTAACACCTCTTGATGATGAGGAATTAGAGTTTGTAGGCTCATTTCAATCCTAAAATAGTCTGATTCTAACTGCGAGCAGTAAGTGTAGTTGAAACGGAACTGAAAAGATTTCAATCCTAAAATAGTCTGATTCTAACAACCATTGTTCTGAAGAATATATTAAAAAATAAGGAATTTCAATCCTAAAATAGTCTGATTCTAACTCCAACATACACATCTTGGAATGAACTCATCTGTGTATTTCAATCCTAAAATAGTCTGATTCTAACTAATCTTGCATGACGCGACCTCCGTGGTTGTTGTCAATTTCAATCCTAAAATAGTCTGATTCTAACCCTTGTAATAGTAGCAAACAGCAACACCAAAATTGTATTTCAATCCTAAAATAGTCTGATTCTAACCCGCCTTCAAGTTCTTTTAAGATGATATTATTGCTATTTCAATCCTAAAATAGTCTGATTCTAACATTACCTAATTCTAATGTTCAATGCAATGATGCAGAATTTCAATCCTAAAATAGTCTGATTCTAACGATGGATGTTTTAGGGCAGATCAATTAATTAGATTAATTTCAATCCTAAAATAGTCTGATTCTAACGACTTCTACAACACTTATACGGTTGAAAGCTCCAGCATTTCAATCCTAAAATAGTCTGATTCTAACGAATCAAAATATGAAACGGGCTCATTTATGACCAAAATTTCAATCCTAAAATAGTCTGATTCTAACGATGCCAGCATTGCAGATGAAACCCAACATCAGCGAATTTCAATCCTAAAATAGTCTGATTCTAACCAGGTGTTGTCTCATATATGATCCCTGTTCCGAAGGAATTTCAATCCTAAAATAGTCTGATTCTAACACATTTAAGTTGAGGCCTTGAGGGTCGATTTTATCAATTTCAATCCTAAAATAGTCTGATTCTAACTTTAACATTCCCTATGACCAGTAATGAGGTTCAGGATATTTCAATCCTAAAATAGTCTGATTCTAACCAAGAGCAGTAAATCCAATCTTAATACATTCCTCAATATTTCAATCCTAAAATAGTCTGATTCTAACACATCTAATAGAAGCAGTTGCTTCTGTATATTCTCTAATTTCAATCCTAAAATAGTCTGATTCTAACTTGATACTTCAGTTCACTTAGAAACCTTGCTTTTTCATTTCAATCCTAAAATAGTCTGATTCTAACATGACAGGAAATGCCAACAAATAGAGTCGAATCTGGCATTTCAATCCTAAAATAGTCTGATTCTAACAAATCAAAGTTATCCATTTTAAGCTCAGTTATGTTGATTTCAATCCTAAAATAGTCTGATTCTAACATTTTATCAAGTAAGACCTCATGACCTTCCTCACTTCATTTCAATCCTAAAATAGTCTGATTCTAACAACAGATAACCAAACAACTGATAATAATTCAACTGAATTTCAATCCTAAAATAGTCTGATTCTAACAAAAAAAAAGTTAGAAGTGTAAAATTCTACACTTCATTTCAATCCTAAAATAGTCTGATTCTAACCTTAATATCGGTTGGTGTTTCCTTGTAATAACAATTATTTCAATCCTAAAATAGTCTGATTCTAACTCACGCGGTCTTTTTGCTTATGTTTATAAGTAAAAAATTTCAATCCTAAAATAGTCTGATTCTAACTCTTTATATGCGTCTAAATATATTAGGATTGAAAGAATTTCAATCCTAAAATAGTCTGATTCTAACATAATCATCATTATCCCAAACAAACACATGAATGAAATTTCAATCCTAAAATAGTCTGATTCTAACATGGTCATATACTTGTGCAACTGCATCAATCGCATTTATTTCAATCCTAAAATAGTCTGATTCTAACTCAAAAATAGGACGTTTATCATTCCCAAGTATAAGTATTTCAATCCTAAAATAGTCTGATTCTAACTCTTTATATGCGTCTAAATATATTAGGATTGAAAGAATTTCAATCCTAAAATAGTCTGATTCTAACATAATCATCATTATCCCAAACAAACACATGAATGAAATTTCAATCCTAAAATAGTCTGATTCTAACCCATTGTATCACCTCTTTTTCAGGACATACAACCCAATTTCAATCCTAAAATAGTCTGATTCTAACGTTCTAATCCATAAATAAAAGCCTATCATAGAGTGTATTTCAATCCTAAAATAGTCTGATTCTAACTATGTTAGCCCATGTTCCTCTGAGCAATACTTTTTCATTTCAATCCTAAAATAGTCTGATTCTAACTTAAATAATAAATGAACAATAAAACAATGTTTAAAAGATTTCAATCCTAAAATAGTCTGATTCTAACTATCCTTAATTGCTTTGGAACTAAGGTCGTATACTAATTTCAATCCTAAAATAGTCTGATTCTAACAGTAGACTGTTTCAAAGTCATAGGGCGGTCACTCTTATTTCAATCCTAAAATAGTCTGATTCTAACATAAATTTCTCCAACTTCATAATATGTCATATTATATATTTCAATCCTAAAATAGTCTGATTCTAACTAACAATAAATAGTAAATATGTAAGTGCAATAGCTAAATTTCAATCCTAAAATAGTCTGATTCTAACGGTTAAACAAGCTGAAAAAATAATTAATTTAATGAAATTTCAATCCTAAAATAGTCTGATTCTAACTCATAAAGACCATTTCTATAAATACTCATATAAACTATTTCAATCCTAAAATAGTCTGATTCTAACCCAATTTGCAGCGTTTGAAGCCCTCATGGTTTCGGTGATTTCAATCCTAAAATAGTCTGATTCTAACAAGATACAACACATTTAAAATCAATGATAAAAAAACATTTCAATCCTAAAATAGTCTGATTCTAACCTCATTTCTTTTTCAATGTTTCTTCTAATTCATCAAAATTTCAATCCTAAAATAGTCTGATTCTAACTGTAAATGGTGTTGTATCCGAACTTGTATCAACTGAATTTCAATCCTAAAATAGTCTGATTCTAACACATGTCATGGTCTAATGTAGCCCACCCGCCACATTATTTCAATCCTAAAATAGTCTGATTCTAACTGCAAGTTCTTGTTCCGTTCTTGCAACCTCATCAAGGATTTCAATCCTAAAATAGTCTGATTCTAACGGAACATGGACTTTTAGGTGGAATGTGGTTGCAAAATTTCAATCCTAAAATAGTCTGATTCTAACATTGAAAAACTCGATGGAAAAAAGGTTATTCCTTGTATTTCAATCCTAAAATAGTCTGATTCTAACTTGAAAGTCCACTGGCAGATGAACCCCGAAAATTTGATTTCAATCCTAAAATAGTCTGATTCTAACTTAAGTTATGGAGATGACTACACGGAAGATTTGGCATTTCAATCCTAAAATAGTCTGATTCTAACTTGTTTCTCTGTTGCATCTGATAAGCTTGTTACGATATTTCAATCCTAAAATAGTCTGATTCTAACTTTAATCCTTCTAAAGATTATTATGAGGGCAAATTAAATTTCAATCCTAAAATAGTCTGATTCTAACTAACAGATCAGGATCCTACTTTTGCAGAAAATACATATTTCAATCCTAAAATAGTCTGATTCTAACGTTGAACATGAAATCAAAGAACAGCTAAAAATGCGTATTTCAATCCTAAAATAGTCTGATTCTAACTGAAAGATTGAAGATACCAGAAACAATTACAGTTGCATTTCAATCCTAAAATAGTCTGATTCTAACAAATCTTTAGCGTTGATTGTAGCTGTTTGATCAACATTTCAATCCTAAAATAGTCTGATTCTAACAAAAAACCAGCTAAAAGAAGAACTCCAAAAGAAATCATTTCAATCCTAAAATAGTCTGATTCTAACAGGGCCGAAATTTCGCCTATTTCCCATGATACAGCTTATATTTTGGCCAATATCACACTTAAAATTATCCATCCACAATTTACAGATTATTTTATATGGATCAACGATTAATTGAATGAATTTTTTTGAACAAAACAAAATATTAAATGTCCCTAAATTTACTTTGAGAATTAAATATGATGCTACAGTAGAAATAAGAATCAAAAAGATCAATAGAAATAAATTGAAGTTGTTGTAATATTAGATTAAACTTATGTAATACATGAAGAACCCTTAATAAACGATCCAGTAATATCTGTTTAAAATCTCTGAAAAAAGAGTATAATGCCCTAAATAAATTAAAAAATGAAAATTAAAGTATTCCATTAATAGGGGCTTTTTCAACACCCATAACTCCTCGTTTAAATGCTTTCTCGCTCCGCATGGAATAAATTATCACTGAATCTTCTTTTTTATTTATAATACTTCTCAAACCAGATTTTATTTCCTCAAATTCACTTTTTGTAACTTCTCCCTCAAATACAGAGTTTTGAATCCAGTGCATATGGGTTCTGAGAAATGATTTGACCTTATTAACCCGATCAACATTGATATCGTAAACTATAATCACGTACACAAAGATCACCACCACATCACAAAGGGTTTGTACTCCTGCGTACCTAAAAGATGCTTGATTAACTTGTAAGCTTCCAACCGAATTAAACGCCTGTAAGAAACTTTCCTGTTGAGTTCTCTGTGTTTTATGGTTTTTTTGAGCCTTTCATCGTATTTCTTGATAAACCTTTTCCGTCCCTGGTCGTTCAGAAGGCAATAATTCAAGTCTCTTTCAAAATCATCCTCACTCAGCATTCTCTTGTTCACCATGTAAAAGATGAGCCTGTCAACCAGTATTGGTTTGAACATTTCACTTAAATCCAGTGCCAGAGAGTACCTCCTTTCAGAGGGTTCGTGAAGGTAGGAAATAGTTGGGTTGAGCTGGGTGTTATAAATTTCAGAGATAACAGTTGAATAAACAAGGGAGTTTCCAAAGCTTATAAGAGCGTTCACCATGTTTTCAGGAGGTCTTCTGCTTCGGCCTTCCATTTTAAATTTATCCGGCAGTATTTCATCCATTTTGGAGTAGTACTCTGAGCGCATCCTTGCCTCAACGTTCATGGCCTCTGTTATATTGCCAGAACCTTCAATATCATTTAATGTGTGACTTATACCATTTTCAAGACTGTAATAACTCAGAACCTTTTCCATATTCCCTGCAGCACCTTCAATGAATTGTTTAGCCAACCAAAGCCTCTTTTCAGGGTCGAGATAGTGTTCTACCTGTTTAACAAGGAGGTCTCCTGAAAGCAAAGTTTCTCTGGGATAAAAACTGCCATCGTAGAATCCATAATAATTAAAAAAGTGTATGGCAATGCCTTCCTTGGCCAGTAGATGCACAGCCTGGGATGAAAATGTCAATGAGCCGTAGGCATAGATCGCGTAGATCTTGTTTATGGGTATGGGCTTTTTACCGTCTTTATTTACAAAATACAGGGTGTTTTCCTTTCTTTTAAGTATTCCGTCCGACATTAAGTAGTAGTTCTTTTTCGTGTGAATCACCGGCTTTTTAGAATATTAAATGAAATTTAACATTTTAAATGAATGTTCAGTTTTCTGAACATATGTTCATATTTATGAACACTCTCTAAACCCAGCAGAATTCATAGTAAGCACACCTTCTGCATATCTTCATTTTTTCAGGTTCAGGGACATTTCCGCGAATTATCAGTTCAATATCATCCAGTATCTCTTTTAATCTTACTTCTTCAGTTTCATCAAGCTCCACAGCTTCCTTTTTCCTCATCTTCGGGTAGTCTATGGAACCCTTGATTTTCTCTATTCCCTTTTCATGTTTGAGGTAGTAAATGTAGTATAAAAGCTGGTAACGGTGGGCATCCTCCATTTTTGGGGTCTTTTTAACCTCATGGAGTTCCAGATACTCTCCGCGTCTTATGAAGTCCACACTTATAAGATTGTCAATTGTTACGTCCTTCTTCTCACGGCCGTAGGTCTTTTTGTGGAGAAGTTTGCCCATTGAAACATTTTCAGATTCCTGTTCCATCTGGATGTTGTGGGAAAAAAGCCAGAGCTTGGTCTTGCAGATGAAGTAATAGTTTATTTGGGTTCCCCTTATTCGGGGGTGTTTTTGGGTGTTTGATGATATCATTTCCTTTTCGCACTCATCATTCTTTCTAATCATTTTCGTTTCCAACCATTCCAAAGCCCATACTATTTTTTTCTCCCAATCCCGAGTCGTACATGAATTCTAAAAGTTTTGGATCCGCTTCCACATTGAAATACATTTGATAAGCTCGATGATACGTTTCCACACCGTCTTTCTTGATAGTAATCCTTTTACGTTTCACTGAACCCATATCTGGAACTACTTGGACGTACTCATCCCCATTGTAATCACCATAGAATGATCTGTACTTACGCAGGAGATTACCTTGAAGTGCTGTGTAAAATTGGCGATCGCCGGGGTTAAGGTCCCAGATTTTATCTTCCCGTTTTGTTCTGGCCATCACAGGGCTCATGGTTTTCATTATTGCACTTCTTTTGAATTCAGGTTTTTTAAGAAGTTCCACCTGTTCCACAAGAAGTCTGTCTCCCCTAAAAACCACTTGGGGATCTTCAAGGTAGCTTTCCACCATACTCTTAATCAAATAATCATTAGGAGATGAAATGTAAAACTCCAGCTTCCCATCCCTTGAGATAATGCCGTTTTTGGTGGTTCTTCTGTGTGGAACGTAAATTTGAGAAAAAGTAAAAAATTTAAAATCAGATGAGATATGGAGATCACTGGCCAGATCAAGGTCTGCAATCTTTCTGTAGATCAATGAAGAGAGTTGATAGTTATAATTGTAAGGAATCCTGTATTCACCATTTCCTGATGCCAAACTTATCTTTAAACGCATGATTTTTCACCAATTTTATTGTTAACTAACTTATCCAAAACCTAAGTTTGTATTATTCCTTACCCAAATGAACTCTCTTCCAGATCTAATCTTAATCCAAGCTTTTCATCATAAACCATGTTTACAAAATAGGTTTCGTTATCAAATTCCACGTTATCTTCATTTTCAAGCTTTTTAAACTGATTTATACTTATGGAAAGTATGTAACTCATTGCCTCAAAATATTTTTTCTCTTCTAATGCTTTGAGATAATCCAGTTTGTATTTAATAGGAACAACTTCATAGGACTTGAAAAGTGAATAAAAGTCCATTTCACTATTTCTGTCATTTATAAAAGGAACTATCTGTTTGTTGAATGATTCAAAATGATTTTGAACTGTTTCAAATTCCTCTTTATCCTTCCCAGTATACCCCACCCCATAAACATCATCAACAAGGTTCTGGATAAGATCTTCATCCAAAATTCCTACATTTTCAAGGCTTTTAACAGTTTTTTCAACGATTTCAGGAGGATATATGTATTTATCACTTTCTGAGCCTTCAGAAAATACATTCACTGGAGCTAGTTTTTTCCGCCTTCTTCTGTTTACCCTACCAAATCTCTGGATCAGTGCATCAATAGGGGCAGGTTCAGAGTATAGAACATCATAATCT
Proteins encoded:
- the cas6 gene encoding CRISPR-associated endoribonuclease Cas6, producing MRLKISLASGNGEYRIPYNYNYQLSSLIYRKIADLDLASDLHISSDFKFFTFSQIYVPHRRTTKNGIISRDGKLEFYISSPNDYLIKSMVESYLEDPQVVFRGDRLLVEQVELLKKPEFKRSAIMKTMSPVMARTKREDKIWDLNPGDRQFYTALQGNLLRKYRSFYGDYNGDEYVQVVPDMGSVKRKRITIKKDGVETYHRAYQMYFNVEADPKLLEFMYDSGLGEKNSMGFGMVGNEND
- the cas1b gene encoding type I-B CRISPR-associated endonuclease Cas1b, with protein sequence MSDGILKRKENTLYFVNKDGKKPIPINKIYAIYAYGSLTFSSQAVHLLAKEGIAIHFFNYYGFYDGSFYPRETLLSGDLLVKQVEHYLDPEKRLWLAKQFIEGAAGNMEKVLSYYSLENGISHTLNDIEGSGNITEAMNVEARMRSEYYSKMDEILPDKFKMEGRSRRPPENMVNALISFGNSLVYSTVISEIYNTQLNPTISYLHEPSERRYSLALDLSEMFKPILVDRLIFYMVNKRMLSEDDFERDLNYCLLNDQGRKRFIKKYDERLKKTIKHRELNRKVSYRRLIRLEAYKLIKHLLGTQEYKPFVMWW
- the cas4 gene encoding CRISPR-associated protein Cas4, with amino-acid sequence MIRKNDECEKEMISSNTQKHPRIRGTQINYYFICKTKLWLFSHNIQMEQESENVSMGKLLHKKTYGREKKDVTIDNLISVDFIRRGEYLELHEVKKTPKMEDAHRYQLLYYIYYLKHEKGIEKIKGSIDYPKMRKKEAVELDETEEVRLKEILDDIELIIRGNVPEPEKMKICRRCAYYEFCWV
- the cas2 gene encoding CRISPR-associated endonuclease Cas2 gives rise to the protein MYVIIVYDINVDRVNKVKSFLRTHMHWIQNSVFEGEVTKSEFEEIKSGLRSIINKKEDSVIIYSMRSEKAFKRGVMGVEKAPINGIL